One window of Caldisericum exile AZM16c01 genomic DNA carries:
- a CDS encoding metallophosphoesterase, giving the protein MMLPTVVAAIIFLILAYGYFAERFWIRKTKIAFGNYFNIKFAHLSDIHFSRESIREKKILEILQEESIDLIFITGDIVNYRKKFVGYDYLKKIVELRKPVYFVFGNWDYKVKDLNKLRTDLKNLHIIVLEDEHVIYEKDNIKINIVGISDPYTKRANLVKAVKGIDKSLYTILLSHSPDIFYEGRDEGINLILSGHMHGGQIKLPFVKFALYAPSKYGSRFLYGLFKEKNTTMYVNKGIGESHFPIRICAKPEILIGKI; this is encoded by the coding sequence ATGATGCTTCCAACAGTAGTCGCTGCAATAATATTCTTAATCCTCGCATATGGATATTTTGCGGAGCGTTTTTGGATTAGAAAAACAAAAATTGCGTTTGGTAATTACTTCAATATAAAGTTTGCTCATCTTTCTGATATTCACTTTTCAAGAGAAAGCATACGTGAGAAAAAAATCCTTGAAATTTTACAAGAGGAATCGATAGACCTTATCTTTATAACAGGAGACATTGTAAATTACAGGAAAAAATTCGTAGGCTACGATTACCTCAAAAAAATCGTGGAACTCAGAAAGCCTGTTTACTTTGTCTTTGGAAATTGGGATTACAAGGTAAAAGATTTGAATAAACTTCGCACAGATTTAAAAAATCTCCACATTATCGTCCTTGAAGATGAGCATGTAATTTATGAAAAGGATAATATTAAAATAAATATCGTCGGCATAAGCGACCCATATACAAAAAGGGCTAACCTTGTAAAGGCAGTTAAAGGAATTGATAAATCCTTATATACAATTCTTTTATCACACTCTCCCGATATCTTTTACGAAGGAAGAGATGAGGGTATAAACCTAATTTTGAGCGGCCATATGCATGGTGGACAAATCAAATTACCCTTTGTTAAATTTGCTCTTTATGCACCATCAAAGTATGGCTCACGATTCCTTTATGGATTATTTAAGGAAAAAAATACAACAATGTATGTTAATAAGGGCATAGGAGAAAGTCATTTTCCAATAAGAATTTGTGCAAAACCTGAAATTCTTATTGGAAAGATATAA